A stretch of Solenopsis invicta isolate M01_SB chromosome 9, UNIL_Sinv_3.0, whole genome shotgun sequence DNA encodes these proteins:
- the LOC105198050 gene encoding Krueppel-like factor 12, with product MHMASWQEQGQETNSRRPQDIYPQMEMIPFSISSSIADVTQVTKMRFSPPTVCYNNHLNDINTIEYNFVNCVNQEYNFYEQRYVPSMNNYPSFQSSSDYTYVTSPSLIHQEDFKCGSFSYALPPSTSINLISQGTATYNDTCKSSMTYNNIHTAIPKPEMMTERLLPLSLRMQSHPNYQIESETSNACNYYRSSMLPSNVTPLSDPNMSQELSNEAENSHPSHMFQNHIYHSSMGSSESQLPSFVHNTNKSKNKKRCQCPNCITKENNGLFGSEAKGHICHVPECGKIFSKTSHLKAHIRMHSGERPYLCTWPRCDKKFTRSDELLRHNRTHTGEKKFFCTQCHKKFTRSDHLSKHVKTHEKGSRKSRVTERCDTSKNSLFENSSTEISNSSFTFQEYRKYPHPL from the exons ATGCACATGGCATCATGGCAAGAACAAGGACAAGAAACAAATTCTCGGCGTCCACAAGATATATATCCACAG ATGGAAATGATACCATTTTCGATCTCATCCTCAATAGCTGATGTAACACAGGTAACGAAAATGCGGTTTTCTCCACCGACAGtgtgttataataatcatttgaACGATATAAATACAATCGAATACAATTTTGTGAATTGTGTGAATCAGGAATACAATTTTTACGAGCAACGTTACGTACCGTCAATGAACAATTATCCATCATTTCAATCGAGCAGTGATTACACTTATGTCACCTCTCCCAGCTTAATTCATCAAGAAGATTTTAAATGTGGATCATTCTCGTATGCTCTACCACCAAGCACATCGATCAATCTGATATCTCAGGGTACCGCTACTTATAACGATACTTGTAAATCCTCAATGACGTACAACAACATACATACAGCAATACCGAAGCCCGAGATGATGACCGAGAGGTTGCTGCCGTTATCATTGCGAATGCAAAGTCATCCCAACTATCAGATTGAGTCAGAAACATCGAACGCCTGCAATTATTATCGATCATCAATGTTACCGTCTAATGTTACCCCGTTATCAGATCCTAACATGTCGCAAGAGTTGTCAAACGAAGCGGAAAATTCTCACCCATCTCACATGTTTCAGAATCATATCTATCATTCGTCAATGGGGTCATCGGAATCTCAACTTCCAAGTTTTGTACATAATACCAATAAATCCAAGAATAAGAAGAGATGTCAGTGTCCTAATTGCATTACCAAAGAGAATAATGGCCTATTTGGCAGTGAAGCTAAAGGGCACATATGTCATGTGCCGGAATGTGGAAAAATATTCAGCAAGACGTCGCATCTCAAGGCGCACATCAGAATGCACAGCGGCGAACGACCATATCTCTGCACATGGCCTCGCTGTGATAAGAAATTCACTCGGAGTGACGAACTGTTGCGTCATAATCGCACGCATACAggcgaaaagaaatttttctgcaCTCAATGCCATAAAAAGTTTACGCGAAGTGACCACCTCAGCAAGCATGTAAAGACGCACGAGAAGGGAAGCAGGAAATCTCGTGTGACCGAGAGGTGTGACACGAGCAAGAATAGTTTATTCGAAAACTCTTCAACCGAAATTTCGAATTCCTCATTTACTTTTCAAGAATATCGGAAGTATCCACATCCTTTATGA